From a single Streptomyces misionensis genomic region:
- a CDS encoding wax ester/triacylglycerol synthase family O-acyltransferase translates to MTSDLLAPLDLAFWNIESDRHPMHLGALGVFAAHSPTAGAHAADLLATRAAAVPGLRLRIRDVWQPLSFGGATREPAPDFDPLDHVRLHAPAADFHAAAGRLMERPLERGRPPWEAHVLPGEDGVSFAVLFKFHHALADGLRALRLAAGVLDPVDVPERAPRAAEPAPRGPLPDVRRLPGMLPGLVRGALSDMGRAVDIGASLALSTLRMRPASALAAPASGTRRTAGVVLDIDEVHRVRKTAGGTVNDVLIAVVAGALRRWLDERGDDCAGVAPRALIPVSRRRPRSAQPPGNRLSGYLIRLPVDEPDPLGRLAAVRTAMVRNKDAGPDRGAGAVALLADHVPALGHRLGGPLVGQAARLWFDILVTSVPLPGVGLRLGGQELTEVYPLAPLAPGQSLAVAVSTYRGRVHYGLVADAQAVPDLDRVAHAVTAEVAALLAVCDR, encoded by the coding sequence GTGACTTCCGATCTGCTCGCCCCCCTCGACCTCGCCTTCTGGAACATCGAGTCCGACCGGCACCCGATGCACCTGGGCGCCCTCGGTGTCTTCGCCGCGCACTCGCCGACCGCGGGCGCCCACGCCGCCGACCTGCTCGCCACCCGTGCCGCCGCCGTCCCCGGGCTCCGGCTGCGCATCCGGGACGTGTGGCAGCCGCTCTCCTTCGGCGGCGCCACCCGCGAACCCGCCCCGGACTTCGACCCGCTCGACCACGTACGGCTGCACGCCCCGGCCGCCGACTTCCACGCGGCCGCCGGACGGCTGATGGAGCGTCCGCTGGAGCGCGGCCGGCCGCCCTGGGAGGCACACGTGCTGCCCGGCGAGGACGGGGTCTCCTTCGCCGTGCTCTTCAAGTTCCACCACGCCCTCGCCGACGGGCTGCGCGCGCTGCGGCTCGCCGCCGGCGTCCTCGACCCCGTGGACGTGCCCGAACGGGCACCCCGCGCGGCCGAGCCCGCGCCGCGCGGGCCGCTGCCGGATGTGCGCAGACTGCCCGGCATGCTCCCGGGCCTGGTCCGGGGCGCCCTGTCGGACATGGGCCGGGCCGTGGACATCGGCGCCTCCCTCGCCCTGTCCACCCTGCGCATGCGCCCCGCCTCCGCGCTCGCCGCACCGGCCAGCGGCACTCGCCGTACCGCCGGGGTCGTCCTCGACATCGACGAGGTGCACCGGGTGCGCAAGACGGCCGGCGGCACCGTCAACGACGTTCTGATCGCGGTCGTCGCCGGTGCGCTGCGCCGCTGGCTCGACGAACGCGGCGACGACTGCGCGGGCGTCGCGCCGCGTGCCCTGATCCCGGTCTCCCGGCGCCGCCCGCGCAGCGCGCAGCCACCCGGCAACCGGCTCTCCGGCTATCTGATACGGCTTCCCGTGGACGAGCCGGACCCGCTCGGCCGGCTCGCCGCGGTGCGCACCGCGATGGTCCGCAACAAGGACGCGGGCCCCGACCGGGGGGCCGGCGCCGTCGCGCTGCTCGCCGACCACGTGCCCGCCCTCGGCCACCGGCTCGGCGGTCCGCTGGTCGGGCAGGCCGCGCGGCTGTGGTTCGACATCCTGGTGACGAGCGTGCCGCTGCCCGGGGTGGGGCTGCGGCTGGGCGGGCAGGAGCTGACCGAGGTCTACCCGCTGGCCCCGCTCGCGCCCGGCCAGTCGCTGGCGGTCGCCGTCTCGACGTACCGCGGGCGAGTGCACTACGGGCTGGTCGCCGACGCGCAGGCCGTGCCGGACCTCGACCGGGTCGCGCACGCGGTGACGGCCGAGGTGGCGGCGCTGCTGGCGGTGTGCGACCGCTGA
- the panD gene encoding aspartate 1-decarboxylase: MLRTLFKSKIHRATVTQADLHYVGSVTIDAELLDAADLLPGELVHIVDITNGARLETYVIEGERGSGVIGINGAAAHLVHPGDLVIIISYAQVTDAEAREFKPRVVHVDGDNRIVALGADASEPVPGSDQLRAPRSVAQETGAVSA; encoded by the coding sequence GTGCTGCGTACTCTGTTCAAGTCCAAGATCCACCGCGCCACCGTCACCCAGGCCGACCTGCACTACGTGGGATCGGTGACCATCGACGCGGAGTTGCTCGACGCGGCGGATCTGCTGCCCGGTGAGCTGGTGCACATCGTCGACATCACCAACGGCGCCCGGCTGGAGACCTACGTCATCGAGGGTGAGCGTGGGTCGGGTGTCATCGGGATCAACGGGGCGGCCGCCCATCTCGTACACCCCGGCGATCTGGTGATCATCATCAGCTATGCGCAGGTCACCGATGCCGAGGCGCGGGAGTTCAAGCCCCGGGTCGTGCACGTCGACGGTGACAACCGGATCGTGGCGCTCGGCGCCGACGCGTCCGAGCCGGTGCCCGGCTCCGACCAGTTGCGCGCCCCGCGGTCGGTGGCCCAGGAGACCGGGGCCGTCTCCGCCTGA
- a CDS encoding (R)-mandelonitrile lyase codes for MQHVTDTVTVKAPAERFTGDVYLDPVETPAEPARLASALVRFTPGARTNWHSHLNGQTLYVTEGVGLVGTRDGKVVRVRAGQVVRCPAGEEHWHGATGTTLMAHVAMVVGADGTDGTTWLEPVTDEQYSAAGDGEG; via the coding sequence ATGCAGCACGTCACCGACACCGTCACCGTCAAGGCCCCCGCCGAACGCTTCACCGGCGACGTCTACCTCGACCCGGTCGAGACGCCCGCCGAACCGGCCCGCCTCGCCTCCGCCCTGGTCCGCTTCACCCCCGGCGCCCGCACCAACTGGCACTCCCACCTCAACGGCCAGACCCTCTACGTCACCGAGGGCGTGGGACTGGTCGGTACGCGCGACGGCAAGGTCGTACGCGTCCGCGCCGGGCAGGTCGTCAGGTGCCCGGCCGGTGAGGAGCACTGGCACGGGGCCACCGGCACCACGCTCATGGCCCACGTCGCCATGGTCGTCGGCGCCGACGGCACGGACGGCACCACCTGGCTGGAACCGGTCACCGACGAGCAGTACTCCGCCGCCGGGGACGGCGAGGGCTGA
- a CDS encoding helix-turn-helix transcriptional regulator: protein MDNREEVREFLTSRRAKITPEQAGLPSGSRRRVPGLRRSEVAALADMSVEYYAKLERGSLAGVSPAVLEAVARALRLDDAERAHLLNLARAADGSDVRTRPRRRAARQWKPHRSLRWTLDAITAGPAFVRNGRMDILAANQLARAFYDDVYATPGNRTNLARFNFLDPASRRFYPDWDLAADIAVAILRTEAGRDPHDRELHDLVGELSTRSDEFRTRWGAHDVRHHGTGTKRFHHRAVGDLTLAYEGLEMAAEPGLTLTVYTAEPGSPSEEGLRLLASWAATREAAAEPSPAG, encoded by the coding sequence GTGGACAACCGTGAAGAGGTCCGCGAGTTCCTCACCTCGCGGCGCGCGAAGATCACCCCGGAGCAGGCGGGGCTGCCCTCGGGCAGCCGGCGGCGCGTGCCCGGCCTGCGCCGCAGCGAGGTCGCGGCGCTCGCGGACATGAGCGTCGAGTACTACGCCAAGCTGGAGCGGGGCAGCCTCGCCGGTGTCTCCCCGGCCGTCCTCGAGGCCGTCGCGCGCGCCCTGCGGCTCGACGACGCCGAGCGGGCCCACCTGCTGAACCTGGCCCGGGCCGCCGACGGCTCCGACGTGCGCACCCGCCCCCGGCGCCGCGCCGCCCGGCAGTGGAAGCCGCACCGCAGCCTGCGGTGGACGCTGGACGCGATCACCGCCGGGCCCGCCTTCGTGCGCAACGGCCGCATGGACATCCTCGCCGCCAACCAGCTCGCCCGCGCCTTCTACGACGACGTGTACGCCACCCCCGGCAACCGCACGAACCTCGCCCGCTTCAACTTCCTCGATCCCGCCTCGCGCCGCTTCTACCCCGACTGGGACCTCGCCGCCGACATCGCCGTCGCCATCCTGCGCACCGAGGCGGGCCGCGACCCGCACGACAGGGAGCTGCACGACCTCGTCGGGGAGCTCTCCACCCGCAGCGACGAGTTCCGCACCCGCTGGGGCGCCCACGACGTCCGCCACCACGGCACCGGGACCAAACGCTTCCACCACCGGGCGGTCGGCGACCTCACCCTCGCCTACGAGGGCCTCGAGATGGCCGCCGAGCCCGGCCTCACCCTCACCGTCTACACCGCCGAACCCGGCTCGCCCTCCGAGGAGGGCCTGCGCCTGCTCGCCTCCTGGGCCGCCACCCGCGAAGCCGCCGCCGAACCGTCCCCCGCCGGCTGA
- a CDS encoding DMT family transporter, whose amino-acid sequence MSALALSVLLSLVSALGYAGGAIVQERVAVTSSGSTYLPLRRPGWWGALAFNGLGGLLHVVALAFGPLSIVQPLGALTIVFALPLATLCVGRRAGATAWRGAVMTTVGLAGLLSLVGSSDDQALDAAQRMAAGAVTGGAVVALMCAGRATHRHPAVRSVLLATASGTAFGMSSVFTKSVAVGWDDGFGPGAVFLLVLIGVFSVAGVLLSQASYDGGGLAAPLATLTVVNPVLAAVVGILMFGETFRHGTTGTLLALGCGVLAAGGLIMLTTERMERTPTPPEEPVAERAPRSVPRQRADGQDLRVAGRDEGDAREPARGAGPLTEPGLRELLVPVAPDLAVPDAGEVLPPGDRALPRSHPSRSVPGRRRPRVRS is encoded by the coding sequence ATGAGCGCCCTCGCGCTGTCCGTGCTGCTGTCGCTCGTGTCCGCCCTCGGCTACGCGGGCGGCGCGATCGTGCAGGAACGGGTCGCGGTCACCTCCTCCGGCAGCACCTACCTGCCGCTGCGCCGCCCCGGCTGGTGGGGCGCGCTGGCGTTCAACGGCCTCGGCGGGCTGCTGCACGTGGTGGCGCTGGCCTTCGGCCCGCTGAGCATCGTCCAGCCGCTCGGCGCGCTGACCATCGTCTTCGCCCTGCCGCTGGCCACCCTCTGCGTGGGCCGCCGGGCCGGCGCGACCGCCTGGCGCGGCGCCGTGATGACCACGGTCGGGCTCGCCGGCCTGCTCTCGCTGGTCGGTTCCTCCGACGACCAGGCCCTGGACGCCGCCCAGCGGATGGCGGCCGGGGCGGTCACCGGCGGCGCCGTGGTGGCGCTGATGTGCGCGGGCCGGGCCACCCACCGGCACCCGGCGGTGCGCAGCGTGCTGCTCGCCACGGCGTCCGGCACAGCGTTCGGCATGTCCTCGGTGTTCACCAAGTCGGTCGCCGTCGGCTGGGACGACGGGTTCGGCCCCGGCGCCGTGTTCCTGCTGGTGCTGATCGGCGTGTTCTCCGTCGCCGGTGTGCTGCTGTCCCAGGCCTCCTACGACGGCGGCGGCCTGGCCGCCCCGCTGGCCACGCTGACCGTCGTCAACCCGGTGCTGGCCGCCGTGGTCGGCATCCTCATGTTCGGCGAGACCTTCCGTCACGGCACCACGGGCACCCTGCTCGCGCTGGGCTGCGGGGTGCTGGCCGCGGGCGGGCTGATCATGCTGACGACGGAGCGGATGGAACGGACCCCGACGCCGCCCGAGGAGCCGGTCGCGGAGCGGGCGCCGCGCTCGGTGCCGCGCCAGCGGGCCGACGGGCAGGACCTACGGGTCGCCGGGCGGGACGAGGGGGACGCGCGCGAGCCCGCGCGGGGTGCCGGGCCGCTCACGGAGCCCGGGCTGCGTGAGCTGCTCGTCCCGGTGGCGCCCGACCTCGCGGTGCCGGACGCGGGTGAGGTCCTGCCGCCCGGGGACCGCGCCCTGCCGCGGTCGCACCCGTCGCGGTCGGTGCCCGGCAGGCGGCGGCCGCGGGTCAGATCCTGA
- the gndA gene encoding NADP-dependent phosphogluconate dehydrogenase encodes MSTSAQIGVTGLAVMGRNLARNFARNGYTVAVHNRTVARTRELVERFGDEGDFVAAETAEDFVAALERPRRLVIMVKAGDPTDAVIKEFAPLLEPGDMIIDGGNAHFADTRRRERELRERGIHFVGTGISGGEEGALHGPSIMPGGSKESYESLGPMLEKIAAKAEDGAPCVTHVGPDGAGHFVKMVHNGIEYADMQLIGEAYQLLRDVAGYSPAQIADIFRTWNTGRLDSYLIEITAEVLSHVDAATGEPFVDVVTDQAEQKGTGRWTVQIALDLGVPVSGIAEAVFARSLSGHAALREASRHLAGPRPNTLGEQEAAAFADRVEQALYASKIVSYTQGFHEIAAGSEEYGWDIDQGAVSAIWRAGCIIRAAFLDRIRAAYDGRPDLPSLLSDETFAREIAAAQDDWREVLAAAVRQGVPTPGFAAALSYYDGLRAPRLPAALTQGQRDFFGAHTYRRVDREGTFHTLWGGDRSEVQA; translated from the coding sequence ATGAGCACTTCAGCGCAGATCGGCGTCACCGGCCTCGCGGTCATGGGCCGCAACCTCGCCCGGAACTTCGCGCGCAACGGCTACACGGTCGCGGTGCACAACCGCACCGTGGCGCGGACACGGGAACTGGTGGAGCGGTTCGGGGACGAGGGGGACTTCGTCGCCGCCGAGACCGCCGAGGATTTCGTGGCGGCGCTGGAACGCCCGCGCCGACTGGTGATCATGGTCAAGGCCGGTGATCCCACGGACGCGGTGATCAAGGAGTTCGCGCCGCTCCTGGAACCTGGCGACATGATCATCGACGGGGGCAACGCGCACTTCGCGGACACCCGGCGCCGGGAGCGGGAGCTGCGCGAACGGGGCATCCACTTCGTCGGCACCGGCATCTCCGGCGGCGAGGAGGGCGCGCTGCACGGGCCGAGCATCATGCCGGGCGGTTCGAAGGAGTCGTACGAGTCGCTGGGCCCGATGCTGGAGAAGATCGCGGCGAAGGCCGAGGACGGCGCGCCCTGTGTGACGCACGTGGGTCCGGACGGCGCCGGACACTTCGTGAAGATGGTGCACAACGGCATCGAGTACGCCGACATGCAGCTGATCGGCGAGGCGTACCAGTTGCTGCGGGACGTGGCGGGGTACTCCCCCGCACAGATCGCGGACATCTTCCGTACGTGGAACACCGGCCGGCTGGACTCGTATCTGATCGAGATCACCGCCGAGGTGCTGTCCCACGTGGACGCGGCGACCGGCGAGCCGTTCGTGGACGTGGTGACGGACCAGGCGGAGCAGAAGGGCACCGGCCGCTGGACCGTACAGATCGCGCTCGACCTCGGTGTCCCGGTCTCGGGCATCGCGGAGGCCGTCTTCGCCCGCTCCCTGTCCGGCCACGCCGCGCTGCGGGAGGCCTCCCGGCATCTGGCCGGGCCCCGGCCGAACACGCTGGGCGAGCAGGAGGCGGCGGCCTTCGCCGACCGGGTGGAGCAGGCGCTGTACGCCTCCAAGATCGTCTCGTACACCCAGGGCTTCCACGAGATCGCGGCGGGCAGCGAGGAGTACGGCTGGGACATCGACCAGGGTGCCGTGTCCGCGATCTGGCGGGCCGGCTGCATCATCCGCGCGGCGTTCCTCGACCGCATCCGCGCGGCCTACGACGGCCGCCCCGACCTGCCGAGCCTGCTCTCCGACGAGACGTTCGCCCGGGAGATCGCGGCGGCCCAGGACGACTGGCGCGAGGTGCTGGCCGCGGCCGTGCGGCAGGGGGTGCCGACGCCCGGGTTCGCCGCGGCCCTCTCCTACTACGACGGCCTGCGCGCCCCTCGGTTGCCCGCGGCCCTCACACAGGGCCAGCGGGACTTCTTCGGGGCGCACACGTACCGGCGGGTGGACCGGGAGGGCACGTTCCACACGCTGTGGGGCGGGGACCGGAGCGAGGTCCAGGCGTAA
- a CDS encoding zinc-dependent alcohol dehydrogenase family protein, translating to MRGAVIHAPGDVRFETLDDPRILHPTDAVIRTAATCVCGSDLWPYRGLEPIGDPHPMGHEYVGFVEEVGSEVTSVKPGQFVVGSFATSDNTCANCRNGFQSNCLHREFMSTCQADLVRIPQAQGTLVAVDEVPDEAFWPGLLAVSDVMGTGWWAADAAEVVPGSTAVVVGDGAVGLCAVIAARERGAERIIAMSRHEPRQRLAREFGATDIVTERGDEGVARIKELTGGIGADSVLECVGTAQAMRQALRSARPGGTVGFVGVPHEVAVDGQELFFSHVGLRGGPAPVRRYLPDLIDRVLTGRIEPGKVFDLALPLDQVAEGYRAMDERRAVKALLRP from the coding sequence ATGCGCGGAGCAGTGATCCATGCCCCCGGCGACGTCCGGTTCGAGACCCTGGACGACCCGCGGATCCTCCACCCGACCGACGCGGTCATCCGCACGGCCGCCACCTGTGTGTGCGGCTCCGACCTGTGGCCCTACCGGGGCCTGGAACCGATCGGCGACCCGCATCCGATGGGCCACGAGTACGTCGGCTTCGTGGAGGAGGTCGGATCCGAGGTCACGTCGGTGAAGCCGGGCCAGTTCGTCGTCGGCTCGTTCGCCACCTCGGACAACACCTGCGCGAACTGCCGAAACGGCTTCCAGTCCAACTGCCTGCACCGCGAGTTCATGAGCACCTGCCAGGCCGACCTCGTCCGCATCCCGCAGGCGCAGGGCACCCTCGTCGCCGTGGACGAGGTCCCCGACGAGGCGTTCTGGCCCGGTCTGCTGGCGGTCTCCGACGTCATGGGCACCGGCTGGTGGGCCGCCGACGCCGCCGAGGTCGTCCCCGGCTCCACGGCCGTGGTCGTCGGGGACGGCGCGGTCGGCCTGTGCGCGGTCATCGCGGCCCGGGAGCGGGGCGCGGAGCGGATCATCGCGATGAGCCGGCACGAGCCCCGGCAGCGGCTCGCCCGGGAGTTCGGCGCCACCGACATCGTCACCGAGCGCGGCGACGAGGGTGTCGCCCGGATCAAGGAGCTGACCGGCGGCATCGGCGCGGACAGCGTGCTGGAGTGCGTGGGCACGGCGCAGGCCATGCGGCAGGCGCTCCGGTCGGCCCGGCCGGGCGGCACCGTCGGCTTCGTCGGTGTCCCCCACGAGGTCGCCGTCGACGGCCAGGAGCTGTTCTTCTCCCACGTCGGCCTGCGCGGCGGCCCCGCCCCGGTGCGCCGCTACCTGCCCGACCTCATCGACCGCGTCCTGACCGGCCGGATCGAGCCGGGCAAGGTCTTCGACCTCGCCCTGCCCCTGGACCAGGTCGCCGAGGGCTACCGGGCCATGGACGAACGCCGCGCCGTCAAGGCCCTGCTCAGGCCCTGA
- a CDS encoding GH92 family glycosyl hydrolase yields the protein MRGTRRTRLCLAWAMAVSALIAAPAAGAAERTDGRLTDLVNPFIGSQNEGNTFPGAAVPFGMVQLSPDTGHMTGYDYTQGRIRGFSLVHLSGVGCRIGGDLPVLPTTGDVTQTDDAKYAAAFSHDDETASPGYYRVGLASGIRAELTATARTGVQRYTFPATGKANVLLNAAQALHKTSAAKVEILDDRTVRTEITGHGFCRDTGPYTVHTVTRFSRPFTAYGTWDGATVTAGSHTGHGGAYVRFDTTRNRTVEATTALSYVDATGAERNLRAEGGRSFDTVRERARAQWEARLGAVRVHGGGKALRRTFYSSLYRSYLAPNVGGDTDGRYFGWDRRVHRANGFTYYQNWSLWDTYRTQAQLLALLAPREARDMARSVVAVDEDGGWLPKWGYGPVETNVMSGDPVTPFLTTAYQTGLLKGFEERAYRALRKNADGVPPAANPGIGREANAEYIAHGFAPFVKDRPLAKMGDSDYHHGASVTLEYALADAMLAQMARGLGHDADAARYAARSRNYRTIFDPGTGFFRARDASGAFTGSPDPALGTGFHEGTAWQYQWLVPQDLPGMVRLIGGERAANDRLDAFFAYDRLRADPEKTAREVWVHGDAYAYYNATVYNPMNEPDLIAPYTYLATGQPWKTTDVVHAALTLFTDGPTGMTGNDDLGTMSAWNVLSSIGLFPIQPGYDTWGLSTPVFDRVDLALDRRYWPSGALTVTAPGTSAADRYVQGVRADGAAHGRTYLTTRALRSLRSLAFTVGPRPSEWGTSPGAAPPVLK from the coding sequence ATGAGAGGGACCCGGCGCACACGGCTGTGCCTGGCCTGGGCGATGGCGGTGTCCGCACTGATCGCCGCCCCCGCCGCGGGAGCCGCCGAGCGGACCGACGGCCGCCTCACCGACCTGGTGAACCCCTTCATCGGGAGCCAGAACGAGGGCAACACCTTCCCCGGCGCCGCCGTGCCCTTCGGCATGGTGCAGCTCTCGCCGGACACCGGTCACATGACCGGCTACGACTACACACAGGGCCGTATCCGCGGCTTCTCGCTGGTCCACCTCTCGGGCGTCGGCTGCCGCATCGGCGGCGACCTGCCCGTGCTGCCCACCACCGGGGACGTCACACAGACCGACGACGCGAAGTACGCCGCCGCGTTCTCGCACGACGACGAGACGGCGAGCCCCGGCTACTACCGGGTCGGCCTCGCCTCCGGCATCCGCGCCGAGCTGACCGCCACCGCCCGCACCGGGGTGCAGCGCTACACCTTCCCCGCGACCGGCAAGGCCAACGTCCTGCTGAACGCGGCCCAGGCGCTGCACAAGACGAGCGCCGCCAAGGTCGAGATCCTGGACGACCGCACCGTACGCACCGAGATCACCGGCCACGGCTTCTGCCGGGACACCGGCCCCTACACGGTCCACACCGTCACCCGCTTCAGCCGGCCCTTCACCGCGTACGGCACCTGGGACGGCGCCACCGTCACCGCCGGCTCGCACACCGGCCACGGCGGCGCCTACGTCCGCTTCGACACCACCAGGAACCGTACGGTCGAGGCGACCACCGCGCTGTCCTACGTCGACGCCACGGGCGCGGAGCGCAATCTGCGGGCCGAGGGCGGCCGGTCCTTCGACACCGTGCGGGAACGGGCCCGCGCGCAGTGGGAGGCGCGGCTCGGCGCCGTGCGCGTCCACGGCGGTGGCAAGGCGCTGCGCCGTACGTTCTACTCCTCGCTGTACCGCTCGTACCTCGCGCCCAACGTCGGCGGTGACACCGACGGCCGCTACTTCGGCTGGGACCGGCGCGTCCACCGGGCGAACGGGTTCACGTACTACCAGAACTGGTCGCTGTGGGACACCTACCGCACCCAGGCCCAGCTGCTCGCGCTGCTCGCGCCGCGCGAGGCACGGGACATGGCCCGCTCGGTGGTCGCGGTCGACGAGGACGGCGGCTGGCTGCCCAAGTGGGGCTACGGCCCGGTCGAGACGAACGTGATGAGCGGCGACCCGGTCACCCCGTTCCTGACCACCGCCTACCAGACGGGCCTGCTGAAGGGGTTCGAGGAACGGGCCTACCGCGCGCTGCGGAAGAACGCGGACGGGGTGCCGCCCGCCGCCAACCCGGGCATCGGCCGGGAGGCCAACGCCGAGTACATCGCGCACGGTTTCGCCCCGTTCGTCAAGGACCGGCCGCTGGCCAAGATGGGCGACTCGGACTACCACCACGGCGCCTCCGTCACCCTGGAGTACGCCCTCGCCGACGCCATGCTCGCCCAGATGGCCCGCGGCCTCGGTCATGACGCGGACGCGGCCCGCTACGCGGCCCGGTCCCGCAACTACCGCACCATCTTCGACCCCGGCACCGGTTTCTTCCGCGCCCGCGACGCCTCCGGCGCCTTCACCGGCTCGCCCGACCCGGCGCTCGGCACCGGCTTCCACGAGGGCACCGCCTGGCAGTACCAGTGGCTGGTCCCACAGGACCTGCCCGGCATGGTCCGCCTGATCGGCGGCGAGCGCGCGGCCAACGACCGGCTCGACGCCTTCTTCGCCTACGACCGGCTGCGCGCCGACCCGGAGAAGACGGCCCGCGAGGTGTGGGTGCACGGCGACGCGTACGCCTACTACAACGCCACCGTCTACAACCCGATGAACGAACCCGACCTCATCGCGCCCTACACCTACCTCGCCACCGGCCAGCCCTGGAAGACCACCGACGTCGTGCACGCGGCCCTGACCCTGTTCACCGACGGGCCCACCGGCATGACCGGCAACGACGACCTCGGCACCATGTCCGCCTGGAACGTGCTGTCCTCCATCGGGCTCTTCCCGATCCAGCCCGGGTACGACACCTGGGGCCTGTCCACCCCGGTCTTCGACCGCGTCGACCTCGCCCTGGACCGCCGCTACTGGCCGAGCGGCGCCCTCACCGTCACCGCGCCCGGCACCTCGGCGGCCGACCGCTACGTCCAGGGCGTGCGCGCCGACGGCGCGGCGCACGGGCGGACGTATCTGACGACGCGTGCGCTGCGTTCCCTGCGCTCGCTGGCGTTCACGGTCGGCCCGCGCCCGTCGGAGTGGGGTACGTCACCCGGGGCGGCACCACCGGTACTGAAGTGA
- a CDS encoding M23 family metallopeptidase: protein MAIPGRHRRYQPNRINRASLTVTAGGAGLALPLIAAGTAAGTQTAGTPTTAGADAVAGTAAHGGRGAPHASPAEDEHGAVAGKALDASAHDVRPQHTPQSRAGRTEMYTVVRGDTLSGIAEDQHVPGGWRPLYAGNRATVGADPDLILPGQRLTLRPANALAKAAQRHTKEPESPATAPEEHRKAPEKTAKARAKKETSPPARPKAHPKARSQTPAPSHALVAPVHASIGTGYRAAGSHWSKGYHTGVDFLVPTGTAVHAAAAGRVVAAGWGGSYGYQVVIRHADGHYTQYGHLSAIAVRIGQHVTAGQRVGRSGATGNVTGPHLHFEVRTGPGFGTDVDPLAYLRAHGVRI, encoded by the coding sequence ATGGCCATACCCGGCCGGCACCGCCGGTACCAGCCGAACAGGATCAACCGCGCCTCGCTCACGGTGACGGCGGGCGGCGCGGGCCTCGCCCTCCCGCTGATCGCCGCCGGAACAGCCGCCGGAACGCAGACCGCCGGAACGCCGACCACCGCCGGAGCGGACGCCGTCGCCGGTACGGCCGCCCACGGCGGCCGGGGCGCGCCGCACGCCTCGCCGGCCGAAGACGAGCACGGCGCCGTCGCCGGGAAGGCACTGGACGCCTCGGCGCACGACGTACGGCCGCAGCACACCCCGCAGTCCCGCGCGGGCCGCACCGAGATGTACACGGTGGTGCGCGGCGACACCCTCTCCGGCATCGCCGAGGACCAGCACGTGCCGGGCGGCTGGCGTCCGCTGTACGCCGGGAACCGCGCCACCGTCGGGGCCGACCCCGACCTGATCCTGCCGGGCCAGCGGCTCACCCTGCGGCCCGCGAACGCGCTCGCCAAGGCGGCGCAGAGGCACACCAAGGAGCCCGAGTCACCCGCCACGGCACCGGAGGAACACCGCAAGGCGCCCGAGAAGACCGCCAAGGCCCGCGCGAAGAAGGAGACTTCACCTCCCGCCCGGCCGAAGGCCCACCCGAAGGCCCGGTCGCAGACCCCCGCGCCGAGCCACGCGCTCGTCGCCCCGGTGCACGCCTCCATCGGCACCGGGTACCGCGCCGCGGGGTCGCACTGGTCGAAGGGCTACCACACCGGCGTCGACTTCCTGGTGCCGACCGGCACCGCCGTGCACGCGGCCGCGGCCGGGCGGGTGGTGGCGGCCGGCTGGGGCGGCTCCTACGGGTACCAGGTGGTGATCCGGCACGCCGACGGGCACTACACCCAGTACGGCCATCTGTCGGCCATCGCCGTACGGATCGGGCAGCACGTCACCGCGGGACAGCGCGTCGGCCGCTCGGGCGCCACCGGCAACGTCACCGGACCGCACCTGCACTTCGAGGTGCGCACCGGACCCGGCTTCGGCACGGACGTCGACCCGCTCGCCTACCTCCGGGCCCACGGCGTCAGGATCTGA
- a CDS encoding (2Fe-2S)-binding protein produces MDLDPELAALRPLGGFFALRTTPRTKGNSDPARLPTLEEAYAPDAPGPDPLAVRVRAVGERLRTAEARVAASIGQQGLAARLWSVALGCAALYGRLPDLRPGLLRWDTAAAAPDDLWLTEVREEGPGDAAALADAVLHGHLGPLEKALRDRYGVAAGLLRGNAGSALAGAARELERWARAQGRTDVPTRTRALTAELFDHPLLRPTGTRTATAFRRRSCCLYYRVPGGGVCGDCCFTRPPNAP; encoded by the coding sequence GTGGACCTCGACCCCGAACTCGCCGCGCTCCGCCCCCTGGGCGGATTCTTCGCCCTGCGTACGACCCCCCGCACCAAGGGGAACAGCGACCCCGCGCGACTGCCGACCCTGGAGGAGGCGTACGCACCGGACGCACCGGGCCCGGACCCGCTCGCGGTCCGCGTCCGGGCCGTCGGGGAGCGGCTGCGCACCGCCGAGGCGCGGGTGGCCGCCTCGATCGGCCAGCAGGGGCTGGCGGCGCGCCTCTGGTCGGTGGCGCTCGGCTGCGCCGCCCTGTACGGCCGGCTGCCCGATCTGCGCCCGGGCCTGCTGCGTTGGGACACCGCCGCCGCCGCGCCGGACGACCTGTGGCTCACCGAGGTCCGCGAGGAGGGGCCCGGGGACGCCGCCGCGCTCGCCGACGCCGTGCTGCACGGGCATCTGGGGCCCCTGGAAAAGGCCCTGAGGGACCGTTACGGCGTCGCGGCCGGCCTGCTGCGGGGCAACGCGGGCTCCGCGCTCGCCGGGGCCGCCCGGGAACTGGAGCGCTGGGCGCGCGCCCAGGGCCGTACCGACGTGCCGACCCGCACCCGCGCGCTCACCGCCGAACTCTTCGACCACCCCCTGCTGCGTCCCACCGGCACCCGCACCGCCACCGCCTTCCGCCGCCGCAGCTGCTGCCTGTACTACCGCGTCCCCGGTGGCGGAGTCTGCGGCGACTGCTGCTTCACCCGGCCCCCGAACGCCCCCTAG